From Longimicrobium sp., one genomic window encodes:
- a CDS encoding serine hydrolase codes for MRLCLLALAAALAACARGEPASPWSEARLARLTLRQKAAQLVAARAGPAAPSDTALARLRRWVRLGGGLELAGGSATAWSARVAELGHGAPLPPLVAARAERGLVPRFADATELPAPAALALAGDRELAGQVAAAAAREARSLGAHLLLLPGPPLPAASGPYATPYLAPDAPGVLGAYLAALGKEGVLAGVTAFAPPGPADSLAPVVRWDRAALEVAQLEPLRAAARAGAAVEPAFVALPALTGDAAPLPFSGVAVQGVFRRDLGFSLVVADVGPEAAIGRRFGAVSAALAAVASGADLVVGAPDPEALVDSLVAAVQAGRISRERIDRAARRVFAAKARAGLGLPSADSVRPPLRSAGAAATAAAALERTRLAFGAEAGRALAGCRKTVLVTGPTGEAGVLSGELARRVPGLLHLQARAVARRGPLSRLPGWPANDADCVVAAVFPGAPLPVADRVVPPVPRPAPRRPAAPPQTRRPATGRRGTQARRPPPPPPPPRDTAAERRARRDSVAFVRDTTSRRIVHVAFAPEAADPPAGAASALVVWGTGKAAQRVAARWLVGGGEAAGADGAGEDGGEARPAPRAAWPPARTLVRAAPREAGMSADSLARVDRVMRRALDGGVFTAGAVAVGRGGRLVKLTGYGRTSGRPVDPASTLFDIASLTKVVGTTAAIMALVEDGEVRLDAPVRRYVPQFRGEGKGDVTIRHLLTHTSGLPAGDDLFGGTANPDEALRRVYRTSLDAEPGKRVLYSDFGMILLAEVVRRRAGEPLDRFLARRVFVPLGMERTLFDPPVLWIDRTVPTAQRSERPYVLDAVVHDGNAFRLGGVAGHAGLFSTAEDLAVYAQAWLNGGAYGARRVWSPATVRTFAAKQEGAGTRALGWDTPARASSAGGWVSARSYGHTGYTGTSLWIDPERGLFVVLLTNRTYATGTSGQIYDLRRAVANAAARAITDAQVRPRPGTPEAEAEAARQRAKSKPKRPPPRRPRGGRRRG; via the coding sequence GTGCGCCTGTGCCTGCTCGCGCTCGCGGCGGCGCTCGCGGCATGCGCGCGCGGCGAGCCCGCGTCGCCGTGGAGCGAGGCGCGGCTCGCCCGCCTGACGCTGCGCCAGAAGGCGGCGCAGCTGGTGGCCGCGCGCGCGGGCCCCGCGGCGCCCTCCGACACGGCGCTGGCGCGGCTCAGGCGCTGGGTGCGCCTGGGCGGAGGGCTGGAGCTGGCCGGCGGGAGCGCCACCGCCTGGAGCGCGCGCGTGGCCGAGCTGGGCCACGGCGCCCCGCTCCCGCCGCTGGTGGCGGCCCGCGCGGAGCGGGGGCTCGTGCCGCGCTTCGCCGACGCCACGGAGCTGCCCGCGCCGGCCGCGCTGGCCCTCGCGGGCGACCGGGAGCTGGCGGGCCAGGTGGCCGCCGCGGCCGCCCGGGAGGCGCGCTCGCTCGGCGCGCACCTCCTCCTCCTCCCCGGTCCCCCGCTCCCGGCCGCGTCAGGACCGTACGCGACGCCGTACCTGGCGCCGGATGCGCCGGGGGTGCTGGGGGCGTACCTGGCCGCGCTGGGGAAGGAGGGGGTGCTGGCGGGCGTCACCGCCTTCGCGCCGCCCGGCCCCGCCGACTCCCTGGCGCCCGTCGTCCGCTGGGACCGCGCGGCGCTGGAGGTGGCGCAGCTGGAGCCGCTGCGCGCGGCGGCGCGGGCCGGGGCGGCGGTGGAGCCGGCCTTCGTCGCCCTCCCCGCGCTCACGGGCGACGCGGCGCCGCTGCCCTTCTCCGGGGTGGCCGTGCAGGGCGTCTTCCGCCGCGACCTGGGGTTCTCTCTCGTGGTGGCCGACGTCGGCCCGGAGGCCGCGATCGGCCGCCGCTTCGGGGCGGTCTCCGCCGCGCTGGCCGCGGTGGCGTCGGGGGCGGACCTGGTGGTGGGCGCGCCCGACCCGGAGGCGCTGGTGGACTCGCTGGTGGCGGCCGTGCAGGCGGGGCGGATCTCCCGCGAGCGGATCGACCGTGCGGCGCGGCGGGTGTTCGCGGCGAAGGCGCGCGCCGGGCTCGGCCTGCCGAGCGCCGACAGCGTCCGCCCGCCGCTGCGCTCCGCCGGGGCCGCCGCCACGGCCGCCGCGGCGCTGGAGCGCACGCGGCTGGCGTTCGGCGCCGAAGCGGGGCGGGCGCTGGCCGGCTGCCGCAAGACGGTGCTGGTGACCGGCCCCACGGGCGAAGCCGGCGTCCTCTCGGGCGAGCTGGCGCGGCGCGTCCCCGGGCTGCTGCACCTGCAGGCGCGCGCCGTCGCCCGCCGGGGGCCGCTCTCGCGCCTTCCCGGCTGGCCGGCGAACGACGCGGACTGCGTGGTCGCGGCCGTCTTCCCCGGCGCGCCGCTCCCCGTCGCCGACCGTGTGGTTCCCCCCGTCCCCCGCCCCGCGCCGCGGCGCCCCGCGGCTCCGCCGCAGACCCGGCGTCCCGCCACGGGCCGGCGGGGGACGCAGGCGCGCCGGCCCCCGCCCCCGCCCCCGCCGCCGCGCGACACGGCGGCCGAGCGCCGGGCGCGGCGGGACAGCGTCGCCTTCGTGCGCGACACCACCTCGCGGCGGATCGTCCACGTCGCCTTCGCGCCCGAGGCGGCCGATCCCCCCGCCGGGGCCGCGTCCGCGCTCGTGGTCTGGGGGACGGGGAAGGCGGCGCAGCGGGTGGCGGCGCGCTGGCTCGTCGGTGGGGGCGAGGCGGCGGGGGCGGACGGGGCGGGCGAGGACGGCGGGGAGGCGAGGCCGGCCCCGCGCGCCGCCTGGCCCCCGGCGCGGACGCTGGTGCGCGCGGCCCCGCGCGAGGCGGGGATGAGCGCCGACTCGCTGGCGCGGGTCGACCGGGTGATGCGGCGGGCGCTGGACGGCGGCGTCTTCACCGCCGGCGCCGTCGCGGTGGGGCGCGGCGGGCGGCTGGTGAAGCTCACCGGCTACGGGCGGACGAGCGGCCGTCCCGTCGACCCGGCGTCGACCCTGTTCGACATCGCCTCGCTCACCAAGGTGGTGGGGACGACCGCGGCGATCATGGCGCTGGTGGAGGACGGCGAGGTGCGGCTCGACGCGCCGGTGCGCCGCTACGTCCCCCAGTTCCGCGGCGAGGGGAAGGGAGACGTCACCATCCGCCACCTGCTCACCCACACCTCCGGCCTCCCCGCGGGCGACGACCTCTTCGGCGGGACGGCGAACCCGGACGAGGCGCTGCGCCGGGTCTACCGCACCTCGCTGGACGCCGAGCCGGGGAAGCGGGTGCTGTACAGCGACTTCGGGATGATCCTGCTGGCCGAGGTGGTGCGCCGGCGCGCGGGGGAGCCGCTCGACCGCTTCCTGGCGCGGCGCGTCTTCGTCCCGCTGGGGATGGAGCGGACGCTGTTCGACCCGCCGGTGCTCTGGATCGACCGCACGGTGCCCACGGCGCAGCGCTCCGAGCGGCCGTACGTGCTGGACGCCGTGGTGCACGACGGCAACGCCTTCCGGCTGGGCGGCGTGGCGGGGCACGCGGGGCTCTTCTCCACCGCCGAGGACCTGGCCGTCTACGCGCAGGCCTGGCTGAACGGCGGGGCGTACGGCGCGCGCCGGGTGTGGTCGCCCGCGACGGTGCGCACCTTCGCGGCGAAGCAGGAGGGGGCGGGGACGCGCGCGCTGGGGTGGGACACGCCGGCGCGTGCCAGCTCGGCCGGGGGATGGGTCTCGGCGCGCTCGTACGGGCACACGGGCTACACCGGCACCTCGCTGTGGATCGACCCCGAGCGCGGCCTGTTCGTGGTGCTGCTCACCAACCGCACGTACGCCACGGGGACGTCGGGGCAGATCTACGACCTCCGGCGCGCGGTGGCCAACGCGGCCGCGCGCGCCATCACCGACGCGCAGGTCCGCCCGCGCCCCGGCACCCCCGAGGCCGAAGCCGAAGCCGCCCGCCAGCGCGCCAAGTCAAAGCCGAAGCGCCCGCCGCCCCGCCGCCCGCGCGGCGGCCGCCGGCGGGGGTGA